A section of the Kribbella sp. HUAS MG21 genome encodes:
- the lnt gene encoding apolipoprotein N-acyltransferase, protein MDRLKALGRLLPRVAAAVAAGVLLGFAFEPHDHPWLALVAVPLFLAALNGISMKAGFLVGAGFGIAYYAVLVPWLSVIGGDAAIALAILEGLFYAFFGLFATQVLKLRLWPLWIPSLWVATEFATASVPFGGFPWGRLAWAFADLPLGRLAAYVGIPGLSFLVALVGVLLYAVLRQGTALRMRAVALGAGLVLVFGTALIQLPDDGDGQTVRAAMVQGNVPGKGLEFLGRARTVTRNHLNATLELQKRVEAGTEQKPDVVIWPENSTDIDPYKDAETKADIETAVKAVGVPILVGAVTQGPGPNERQTTGIVWDPVTGPGQRYAKRHPVPFGEYIPFREQLLPYIKRLEMVGAQTVPGVGPGVMPIRGVTYGDVICFELAYDNVISDVVKGGAQVLVVQTNNATYGGTGQPEQQFEITRMRAIETGRTVLIASTSGISGVIRPDGSVEHKSEQFVPDVYVATLKVRNGHTLATTLGGWPQWILTGLGLLGLVLALVERRRGGREQTPPPPPASGSTRAREKVPA, encoded by the coding sequence GTGGACCGGTTGAAGGCGCTGGGGCGGCTGCTGCCGCGGGTGGCGGCGGCCGTCGCCGCCGGGGTGCTGCTCGGCTTCGCGTTCGAGCCGCACGACCATCCCTGGCTGGCGCTCGTCGCCGTGCCGCTCTTCCTCGCCGCGCTCAACGGGATCTCGATGAAGGCCGGTTTCCTGGTCGGCGCCGGTTTCGGGATCGCGTACTACGCCGTCCTCGTGCCGTGGCTGAGCGTGATCGGCGGCGACGCCGCGATCGCGCTGGCGATCCTCGAGGGGCTGTTCTACGCGTTCTTCGGGCTGTTCGCCACGCAGGTCCTGAAGCTGCGGCTGTGGCCGCTGTGGATCCCGAGCCTGTGGGTGGCCACCGAGTTCGCGACCGCGTCGGTGCCGTTCGGCGGCTTCCCGTGGGGCCGGCTCGCGTGGGCCTTCGCCGACCTCCCGCTCGGCCGGCTGGCGGCGTACGTCGGCATCCCCGGCCTGAGCTTCCTCGTCGCACTCGTGGGCGTCCTGCTGTACGCCGTACTGCGCCAGGGCACGGCCCTGCGGATGCGGGCCGTCGCGCTGGGCGCCGGGCTGGTGCTGGTGTTCGGGACCGCGCTGATCCAGCTGCCGGACGACGGTGACGGACAGACCGTGCGGGCCGCGATGGTGCAGGGCAACGTGCCGGGGAAGGGACTGGAGTTCCTCGGCCGCGCCCGGACCGTCACCCGCAACCACCTGAACGCGACGCTCGAGCTGCAGAAGCGGGTCGAGGCCGGGACCGAGCAGAAGCCCGACGTGGTGATCTGGCCGGAGAACTCGACCGACATCGACCCGTACAAGGACGCCGAGACCAAGGCCGACATCGAGACCGCGGTGAAGGCGGTCGGCGTACCGATCCTGGTCGGCGCGGTCACCCAGGGCCCTGGTCCGAACGAGCGGCAGACCACCGGCATCGTCTGGGATCCGGTGACCGGCCCCGGCCAGCGGTACGCGAAGCGGCACCCGGTGCCGTTCGGCGAGTACATCCCGTTCCGCGAGCAGCTGCTGCCGTACATCAAGCGGCTGGAGATGGTCGGGGCGCAGACCGTGCCCGGCGTCGGCCCGGGCGTGATGCCGATCCGCGGCGTGACGTACGGCGACGTGATCTGCTTCGAGCTCGCGTACGACAACGTGATCTCGGACGTGGTGAAGGGCGGCGCCCAGGTGCTGGTCGTGCAGACCAACAACGCGACGTACGGCGGGACCGGTCAACCGGAGCAGCAGTTCGAGATCACCCGGATGCGCGCGATCGAGACCGGCCGGACGGTGCTGATCGCGTCGACGAGCGGGATCTCCGGCGTGATCCGGCCGGACGGCTCGGTCGAGCACAAGTCGGAGCAGTTCGTGCCCGACGTGTACGTCGCGACGCTGAAGGTGCGGAACGGCCACACGCTCGCCACCACGCTCGGCGGCTGGCCGCAGTGGATCCTCACCGGCCTCGGCCTGCTGGGGCTGGTGCTCGCGCTGGTCGAACGCCGTCGTGGTGGCCGCGAGCAGACCCCGCCACCGCCGCCGGCGTCGGGCTCGACGCGGGCCCGGGAGAAGGTTCCGGCCTGA
- a CDS encoding ABC transporter permease, which produces MSPRDLLGAALRGLTANKLRSLLTVLGVSIGVGAVIVLVAVGNGSGKAVQDRLEAMGTNLLTVSTTGGGGGFVRGQAGPANQQYSLTLEDAAALADKNLAPDVASVAPVMTSSGTATNGDTSYTVNQVIGTTPEYLPATNTPVQLGSSFTQADVDASRRVILLGQTAATELFTRPASAVGQTIKLGAVDFTVLGVLASKDSTGFNDPNATAVVPITTLRATQAGYGALSQIVVQAVDKDKVDTAQAEVTQLLTARHQVPATETSPFRITNSAQILQTSQDTAATFTALLATVAAISLVVGGIGVTNIMLVTVTERTREIGIRKALGARRRTILGQFLIEATLLSLIGGAVGVGAALVVARFQLAGVQPALVPSSIGLALGVSAAVGLFFGSMPAHRAAGLRPIDALRHE; this is translated from the coding sequence ATGTCGCCCCGCGATCTGCTGGGTGCCGCGCTGCGCGGCCTGACGGCGAACAAGCTCAGATCCCTGCTGACCGTGCTCGGCGTGTCGATCGGGGTCGGCGCGGTCATCGTGCTGGTTGCGGTCGGCAACGGCTCCGGCAAGGCCGTGCAGGATCGCCTGGAGGCGATGGGTACGAACCTGCTGACGGTCTCCACGACCGGTGGCGGCGGCGGTTTCGTCCGGGGCCAGGCAGGACCGGCCAACCAGCAGTACAGCCTCACGCTCGAAGACGCCGCCGCGCTTGCCGACAAGAACCTCGCTCCGGACGTCGCCTCGGTCGCCCCGGTGATGACCAGCTCCGGTACGGCGACCAACGGCGACACGAGCTACACGGTCAACCAGGTGATCGGCACGACGCCGGAGTACCTGCCGGCGACGAACACGCCGGTGCAGCTCGGCAGCTCGTTCACGCAGGCCGACGTCGACGCGTCACGGCGGGTCATCCTGCTCGGGCAGACCGCTGCTACCGAGTTGTTCACGCGGCCGGCGAGCGCGGTCGGCCAGACGATCAAGCTCGGCGCCGTCGACTTCACGGTTCTTGGCGTCCTGGCGAGCAAGGACAGCACCGGGTTCAACGACCCCAACGCGACCGCCGTCGTCCCGATCACCACGCTCCGCGCGACGCAGGCCGGGTACGGCGCGCTGAGCCAGATCGTCGTACAAGCGGTGGACAAGGACAAGGTCGACACCGCGCAGGCCGAGGTCACGCAGTTGCTGACGGCAAGGCATCAGGTGCCGGCGACCGAGACGTCGCCGTTCCGGATCACGAACTCGGCGCAGATCCTGCAGACCAGCCAGGACACGGCGGCGACGTTCACCGCGCTGCTCGCGACCGTGGCCGCGATCAGCCTGGTCGTCGGCGGGATCGGCGTCACCAACATCATGCTGGTCACGGTCACCGAGCGGACCCGGGAGATCGGCATCCGCAAGGCGCTCGGCGCACGGCGGCGGACGATCCTCGGCCAGTTCCTGATCGAGGCGACGCTGCTCAGCCTGATCGGCGGCGCGGTCGGGGTCGGGGCCGCGCTGGTCGTCGCCCGCTTCCAGTTGGCCGGCGTCCAGCCGGCGCTGGTGCCGTCGTCGATCGGGCTCGCGCTCGGCGTGTCCGCGGCGGTCGGCCTGTTCTTCGGCAGCATGCCGGCGCACCGAGCCGCCGGCCTCCGTCCCATCGATGCCCTACGACATGAGTGA
- a CDS encoding RNA polymerase-binding protein RbpA, which yields MSNRVLRGSGLGGVSFEDDRGVEFAPRQMITYDCPRGHVVEVTMAHDAEVPAVWECPHCGSEAARSTGEKPEPKQEKPARTHWDMLRERRSISELEELLAERVELLRKGEIGPAHLHRTKRTA from the coding sequence ATGTCTAATCGCGTACTGCGTGGTTCGGGGCTGGGTGGGGTCAGCTTCGAGGATGACCGTGGTGTCGAGTTCGCGCCGCGCCAGATGATCACGTACGACTGCCCCCGCGGCCACGTGGTCGAGGTGACCATGGCGCACGACGCCGAGGTGCCCGCGGTCTGGGAGTGCCCGCACTGCGGCAGCGAGGCCGCCCGCTCCACCGGCGAGAAGCCGGAGCCGAAGCAGGAGAAGCCCGCGCGGACGCACTGGGACATGCTGCGCGAGCGCCGGAGCATCTCCGAGCTGGAGGAGCTGCTGGCCGAGCGGGTCGAGCTGCTCCGCAAGGGCGAGATCGGCCCCGCGCACCTGCACCGGACCAAGCGCACCGCCTGA
- a CDS encoding S41 family peptidase has product MLNNAEIVGNALDRIAAGYVFPDLTAEIGSAIRQRITSGEYDGLDGPALCEQVSAHLQEVAADKHLRLLWSDEPQSLEPEDEDEGEAAFRALLRTENQGIRRVENLDGNIGFIDVRRIPYADDGAGAIGAAMQLVAGSFALILDLRECRGGAPEGAAMWCSYFFADDRVHLNDIYERASGETRQFWTAAYLPAPRYPDRRVYVLTSAMTFSGGEDVAYTLQAHGRATLVGETTRGGAHPTARYPITEHVLVAVPVARTVNSVTGSNWEGVGVIPDVPVPADQALKAALGHLGA; this is encoded by the coding sequence GTGCTGAACAACGCAGAAATCGTCGGCAACGCGCTGGACCGAATTGCAGCGGGGTATGTCTTCCCCGACCTGACCGCGGAGATCGGCTCCGCGATCAGGCAGCGGATCACGAGCGGGGAGTACGACGGCCTCGACGGCCCGGCGCTCTGCGAGCAGGTGTCCGCCCACCTGCAGGAGGTGGCAGCGGACAAGCACCTGCGGCTGCTGTGGTCGGACGAGCCGCAGTCGCTGGAGCCGGAGGACGAGGACGAGGGCGAGGCCGCGTTCCGCGCGCTGCTGCGAACGGAGAACCAGGGCATCCGCCGGGTCGAGAACCTGGACGGGAACATCGGGTTCATCGACGTACGGCGCATCCCGTACGCGGACGACGGCGCCGGCGCGATCGGAGCGGCCATGCAACTGGTCGCCGGGAGTTTCGCGCTGATCCTGGACCTGCGTGAGTGCCGTGGCGGGGCACCGGAGGGTGCCGCGATGTGGTGCAGCTATTTCTTCGCCGACGACCGAGTGCATCTCAACGATATCTACGAGCGGGCGAGCGGCGAGACGCGCCAGTTCTGGACGGCTGCGTACCTGCCGGCGCCGCGCTATCCGGACCGCCGGGTGTATGTGCTCACCAGCGCGATGACGTTCTCCGGCGGCGAGGACGTCGCGTACACGCTGCAGGCCCACGGCCGGGCGACACTGGTCGGTGAGACGACCCGCGGCGGCGCGCATCCTACGGCCCGGTACCCGATCACGGAGCACGTCCTGGTGGCGGTGCCGGTGGCCCGGACCGTGAACAGCGTGACCGGCAGCAACTGGGAAGGCGTCGGGGTGATCCCCGACGTACCCGTTCCCGCCGACCAGGCACTCAAGGCTGCACTCGGTCACCTGGGCGCATGA
- a CDS encoding MBL fold metallo-hydrolase: MPDYPYAKAAGYLEMFRGLGAPVARELADVRIPVPDVTYDGTHELDLGGRTVQLRPTGRAHSKGDQVVTVPDAGLLLAGDLVEAGQFAIFPWFPPHDVDVSGVRWIDVLDRLISERPRVVVPGHGAVGDSKLLTEVRDYLTELRDETWRRRDSKLPEATIAAEIHDLMIRRHSDWRLPEWIDRGVACLCAEYPAD; this comes from the coding sequence ATGCCCGACTACCCGTACGCCAAGGCGGCGGGCTACCTCGAGATGTTCCGCGGGCTCGGCGCGCCGGTTGCGCGCGAGCTGGCCGACGTACGGATCCCGGTGCCGGATGTCACGTACGACGGGACGCACGAGCTCGACCTCGGCGGCCGGACCGTCCAGCTACGCCCGACTGGACGCGCGCACAGCAAGGGCGACCAGGTCGTCACGGTCCCTGACGCCGGCCTCCTGCTCGCGGGCGACCTGGTGGAGGCCGGACAGTTCGCGATCTTCCCCTGGTTCCCGCCGCACGACGTCGACGTCTCCGGCGTCCGCTGGATCGACGTACTCGACCGCCTGATCTCGGAACGCCCGCGGGTCGTGGTGCCCGGCCACGGCGCCGTCGGCGACTCCAAGTTGCTCACCGAGGTCCGCGACTACCTGACCGAACTCCGCGACGAAACCTGGCGGCGCCGGGACTCGAAGTTGCCTGAGGCCACCATCGCCGCCGAGATCCACGACCTGATGATCCGCCGGCACTCCGACTGGCGGCTCCCCGAATGGATCGACCGCGGCGTCGCCTGCCTCTGCGCCGAGTACCCGGCCGACTAG
- a CDS encoding ABC transporter ATP-binding protein translates to MAADALIELRDVTKTYGYGETAVHALRGVSLRVEAGEYVAVMGSSGSGKSTLMNILGCLDVPSRGEYRLDGSDVARLSEDQQALVRGRKIGFVFQSFNLIPRTTALANVELPLTYAHLRRAERRRRANRALELVGLADRTGHRPNQLSGGQQQRVAIARALATGPRILLADEPTGNLDAHSTDEVLGMFDDLHRGGRTIVVITHEHEVAARARRLVQVADGRIVSDEVTR, encoded by the coding sequence GTGGCCGCTGACGCCCTGATCGAGCTCCGGGACGTCACCAAGACGTACGGCTACGGCGAGACCGCCGTCCACGCACTCCGCGGCGTGTCGCTGCGGGTCGAGGCGGGGGAGTACGTCGCCGTGATGGGCTCGTCCGGATCCGGTAAGTCGACGTTGATGAACATCCTCGGCTGCCTCGACGTACCGTCGCGTGGCGAGTACCGGCTGGACGGCAGCGACGTGGCCCGGCTGAGCGAGGACCAGCAGGCGCTCGTCCGCGGCCGGAAGATCGGATTCGTCTTCCAGTCGTTCAACCTGATCCCACGCACCACCGCGCTCGCGAACGTCGAACTGCCGCTCACCTACGCCCACCTGCGCCGGGCCGAACGCCGCAGGCGGGCCAACAGAGCGCTGGAGCTGGTCGGCCTCGCGGACCGCACCGGCCACCGCCCGAACCAGCTGTCCGGCGGTCAGCAGCAGCGGGTCGCGATCGCGCGGGCGCTCGCGACCGGCCCGCGGATCCTGCTCGCCGACGAGCCGACCGGCAACCTCGACGCGCACTCGACGGACGAGGTGCTGGGCATGTTCGACGACCTGCACCGTGGCGGGCGGACGATCGTGGTGATCACGCACGAGCACGAGGTCGCGGCCCGGGCGCGCCGGCTGGTGCAGGTCGCGGACGGCCGGATCGTCTCCGACGAGGTGACGCGCTGA
- a CDS encoding WHG domain-containing protein has protein sequence MARAGLTADRLARAGAELADEAGFDQVTASALARHFGVQVASLYSHVRNSDDLRTRIATVALSELADQASAAVAGRSGHRALTALADTYRSYARTHPGRYTASRHTPASPGAEYVAAGRRHSELMRAVLRGYELDEPAQTDAVRLLGSVFNGYASLELAGTFDYSSPSSDESWPRILAALDSLLRTWPERQPS, from the coding sequence ATGGCAAGAGCAGGACTGACCGCCGACCGGCTGGCCCGGGCCGGCGCCGAGCTGGCTGACGAGGCCGGCTTCGACCAGGTCACCGCCTCGGCACTGGCCCGCCACTTCGGCGTCCAGGTCGCCAGCCTGTACTCCCATGTCCGCAACTCGGACGACCTCAGGACCCGGATCGCCACGGTCGCTCTCTCCGAGCTGGCTGACCAGGCATCCGCCGCCGTAGCCGGCCGCTCCGGCCACCGAGCGCTGACTGCCCTGGCAGACACCTACCGCAGCTACGCCCGCACTCATCCCGGCCGCTACACCGCCTCCCGCCACACCCCCGCCAGTCCGGGTGCGGAATACGTCGCGGCCGGGCGCAGGCATTCGGAGTTGATGCGGGCGGTCTTGCGCGGCTACGAGCTGGACGAGCCTGCGCAGACGGACGCTGTACGGCTGCTGGGCAGTGTGTTTAACGGCTACGCGTCACTCGAGCTCGCGGGGACCTTCGACTACAGCTCGCCGTCCAGCGACGAGAGTTGGCCGCGCATCCTCGCCGCTCTCGACTCCCTCCTCCGCACCTGGCCCGAAAGGCAGCCGTCGTGA
- a CDS encoding FxsA family protein — protein MPWLIGLALLVVPIVEIYVIIQVGQAIGGWPTVALLLVESALGAWLVKREGRRAWNALQTALQSGKVPGRELTDGGLVLIGGTLLLTPGFVTDIFGFFFILPFTRPLARRAVTRFLSRRATTLTPPAFIPFTPGPTQPRQPAGDVIQGEVIDPDRK, from the coding sequence ATGCCGTGGTTGATCGGGCTGGCACTGCTGGTCGTGCCGATCGTGGAGATCTACGTGATCATCCAGGTGGGCCAGGCGATCGGCGGCTGGCCGACGGTCGCACTGCTGCTGGTCGAGAGCGCGCTCGGCGCCTGGCTGGTGAAGCGTGAGGGCCGGCGCGCCTGGAACGCCCTGCAGACCGCGCTGCAGTCCGGCAAGGTCCCGGGCCGCGAACTCACCGACGGCGGCCTGGTCCTGATCGGCGGCACGCTCCTGCTCACCCCCGGCTTCGTCACCGACATCTTCGGCTTCTTCTTCATCCTCCCGTTCACCCGCCCGCTGGCCCGCCGAGCGGTCACCCGGTTCCTCAGCCGCCGCGCCACCACGCTCACCCCGCCGGCCTTCATCCCCTTCACTCCCGGCCCCACCCAGCCCCGCCAACCCGCCGGCGATGTGATCCAGGGCGAAGTCATCGACCCGGACCGCAAGTAG
- a CDS encoding class I SAM-dependent methyltransferase: MPTLAPEPSSSGSAEPHRQRVMAESFGLDAALYDRARPRYPDAQIEAIVASAPGREVLDVGCGTGISSRQFQAAGCSVLGVEVDERMAAYARSTGVEVEVSAFEAWDPAGRSFDAVVAGMTWHWIDPAVGAAKAARLLRPGGRFAAFWYVLQPPPEIGAAFAAVYRDVLPDHPAATQAAASPLGAYEQFLDRTAAGLDGLFTDVERPTYPWSRTYTRDEWLDQLRTSGMAKPLADLGKLDAVLEGTATAIDAAGGTFTLNSLAVALTATRA, translated from the coding sequence ATGCCCACTCTAGCTCCTGAACCGTCCTCCTCCGGCAGCGCCGAGCCGCATCGGCAGCGCGTGATGGCCGAGTCGTTCGGCCTCGACGCGGCGCTGTACGACCGGGCTCGGCCGCGGTACCCGGATGCGCAGATCGAGGCGATCGTCGCCTCCGCGCCCGGGCGGGAGGTGCTCGATGTCGGGTGCGGGACCGGGATCAGCTCGCGCCAGTTCCAGGCGGCGGGGTGCTCGGTGCTCGGGGTGGAGGTGGACGAGCGGATGGCGGCGTACGCGCGGAGTACCGGGGTCGAGGTGGAGGTGTCGGCGTTCGAGGCGTGGGATCCGGCCGGCCGGTCCTTCGACGCTGTCGTCGCGGGGATGACCTGGCACTGGATCGACCCGGCGGTGGGTGCGGCGAAGGCTGCTCGGCTGCTGCGCCCTGGGGGCCGTTTCGCGGCGTTCTGGTACGTGTTGCAGCCGCCGCCCGAGATCGGCGCGGCCTTCGCCGCCGTCTATCGCGACGTACTCCCGGACCACCCGGCCGCCACCCAGGCCGCGGCGTCACCGCTCGGCGCCTACGAGCAGTTCCTCGACCGGACCGCGGCCGGTCTCGACGGGTTGTTCACCGATGTCGAGCGGCCGACGTACCCGTGGTCCCGCACCTACACCCGCGACGAATGGCTCGACCAGCTCCGCACCAGCGGCATGGCCAAGCCGCTGGCCGACCTCGGCAAACTCGACGCCGTCCTGGAAGGCACCGCCACCGCCATCGACGCCGCCGGCGGCACCTTCACCCTCAACTCCCTCGCCGTAGCCCTCACCGCAACCCGCGCGTGA
- a CDS encoding HlyD family efflux transporter periplasmic adaptor subunit, whose translation MVLPRHKLRGLSFVNVALVAVVLVIGVTAYFLFFRKDPPAASATRPTAAVQRGEVTASVSSSGTLQSSQTASPQFETSGTVTQVLVKVGQVVAKGTPIAKIDPAAAERQLRIAQQNQIASANSVTAAEETLSDAEEALEAAEEASASPTPTPTAGQQQQTQSQGQGQSQSPEVAVSNAEASLAKAKADKEQADQNVEAAEAAVDATTLKAPIAGTITAVNGAVGSVAGGSSSGSGTGSTSGQGSTSSQGSASTSTTTSGSGFVDIADLKALQVVAAFAEADAIKIKAGQTATVTLNAEPGTTLTAALASVSPTPTTTNGVVSYSATFSLAKLPANARIGQTANVTVQTAKVADALYVPSTAIATSGTTYTVTMADGSGTREVQVGVRGDSYTQITSGLNEGDQIELLQGAIGTQNGQNRQGQPGGGQLPGAGIGQGTGAGGFRGR comes from the coding sequence ATGGTGCTACCCCGCCACAAGCTCCGTGGCCTCAGTTTCGTGAACGTGGCCCTCGTGGCCGTCGTCCTCGTCATCGGCGTGACCGCCTACTTCCTGTTCTTCCGGAAGGATCCGCCGGCCGCCAGTGCGACCCGCCCGACGGCGGCCGTGCAGCGCGGCGAGGTCACCGCCAGCGTCAGCTCGAGCGGCACCTTGCAAAGTTCGCAGACCGCCTCACCGCAGTTCGAGACGTCCGGGACGGTCACGCAGGTGCTGGTCAAGGTCGGGCAGGTTGTGGCGAAAGGCACACCGATCGCGAAGATCGACCCGGCCGCTGCCGAGCGGCAGCTGCGGATCGCCCAGCAGAACCAGATCGCCTCCGCGAACTCGGTGACCGCCGCCGAGGAGACCCTCAGCGACGCGGAGGAGGCGCTGGAGGCGGCCGAGGAGGCCTCGGCGTCGCCGACACCGACGCCGACTGCCGGTCAACAGCAGCAGACCCAGTCTCAAGGTCAGGGTCAGAGTCAGAGTCCGGAAGTTGCCGTCAGCAACGCCGAGGCGAGCCTGGCCAAGGCGAAGGCCGACAAGGAGCAGGCCGACCAGAACGTCGAGGCCGCCGAGGCCGCGGTCGACGCGACCACGCTGAAGGCTCCGATCGCCGGCACGATCACCGCGGTCAACGGCGCGGTCGGCTCTGTCGCCGGCGGGTCCAGCTCAGGTTCAGGGACCGGCAGCACGTCCGGTCAAGGCTCGACCTCAAGTCAAGGTTCAGCCTCGACCTCGACCACCACGTCCGGCTCCGGCTTCGTCGACATCGCGGATCTCAAGGCGCTGCAGGTGGTGGCCGCGTTCGCGGAGGCGGACGCGATCAAGATCAAGGCCGGGCAGACCGCGACCGTCACCCTGAACGCCGAGCCCGGTACGACGCTCACCGCCGCGCTGGCGTCCGTGTCGCCGACCCCGACGACGACCAACGGCGTCGTGTCGTACTCGGCCACCTTCAGCCTCGCCAAGCTCCCGGCCAACGCCCGGATCGGCCAGACCGCGAACGTCACGGTCCAGACCGCGAAGGTCGCCGACGCCCTCTATGTCCCGAGCACCGCGATCGCGACCAGCGGTACGACGTACACCGTCACGATGGCCGACGGCAGCGGGACGCGGGAGGTCCAGGTCGGCGTCCGCGGCGACAGCTACACGCAGATCACCTCGGGGCTGAACGAGGGCGACCAGATCGAGCTCCTGCAAGGCGCCATCGGGACCCAGAACGGGCAGAACCGGCAAGGCCAGCCCGGCGGCGGCCAGCTTCCAGGAGCGGGGATCGGCCAGGGGACCGGCGCCGGAGGTTTCCGTGGCCGCTGA
- a CDS encoding SGNH/GDSL hydrolase family protein: protein MISVPLSLDLFRGALDLEHTGRGVLPHRLPAWARAQYDDAQLSMAESQPTGVRLVFRTAATVIELDTLPTKRDYVGAPPRPDGVYDVLVDGRLVTQLTAAGGDVITIDLMTGASTTATGTPQTLRVDGLAAVPKTVEIWLPHDETTELVALRTDAPVEPVQAGRRLWVHHGSSISHGSNATHPTGTWPALVAAEAGVELLNLGFAGSAYLQPFIARTIRDTPADLISVKLGINIVNSDSLRLRTFTPGVHGFLDTIRDGHPETPLLVVSPILCPIHEDTPGPTGWDLERLADGELRFTATGDPDEIPVGKLTLSVIRAELSRVVTQRALTDPNLHYLDGRILYGEADNAAHPLPDDLHPDAATHTTIATRFTSHAFTPKGPFA from the coding sequence GTGATCTCCGTTCCCCTCAGCCTCGATCTGTTCCGCGGTGCGCTCGACCTCGAGCACACCGGCCGCGGCGTGCTGCCGCACCGCCTCCCGGCCTGGGCGCGGGCGCAGTACGACGACGCGCAGCTGTCGATGGCCGAGTCGCAACCGACCGGCGTACGGCTGGTGTTCCGCACCGCCGCGACCGTGATCGAGCTCGACACCCTCCCGACCAAGCGGGACTACGTCGGCGCCCCGCCGCGCCCGGACGGCGTGTACGACGTCCTCGTCGACGGCCGGCTGGTGACACAACTCACGGCCGCGGGCGGCGACGTCATCACCATCGACCTGATGACCGGCGCGAGCACGACCGCCACCGGTACGCCGCAGACGCTGCGCGTCGACGGGCTGGCCGCCGTACCGAAGACCGTCGAGATCTGGCTGCCGCACGACGAGACCACCGAACTCGTTGCCCTGCGCACCGACGCGCCGGTCGAACCGGTCCAGGCCGGCCGCCGGCTCTGGGTGCATCACGGGAGCTCGATCAGCCACGGCTCCAACGCGACGCACCCGACCGGCACCTGGCCCGCCCTGGTCGCCGCCGAGGCCGGCGTGGAGCTGCTCAACCTCGGCTTCGCCGGGAGCGCGTACCTGCAGCCGTTCATCGCGCGGACGATCCGCGACACGCCGGCCGACCTGATCAGCGTCAAGCTCGGCATCAACATCGTGAACAGCGACAGCCTGCGCCTCCGCACGTTCACCCCGGGCGTGCACGGCTTCCTCGACACCATCCGCGACGGGCACCCGGAGACGCCGCTGCTGGTCGTCTCCCCGATCCTGTGCCCGATCCACGAGGACACGCCCGGACCGACCGGCTGGGACCTCGAGCGCCTCGCGGACGGCGAACTCCGGTTCACCGCCACCGGCGACCCCGACGAGATCCCGGTGGGCAAGCTCACGCTGTCCGTGATCCGCGCGGAGCTGTCCCGCGTCGTCACCCAGCGCGCCCTCACCGACCCCAACCTGCACTACCTCGACGGTCGTATCTTGTACGGCGAAGCGGACAACGCCGCCCACCCGCTCCCCGACGACCTGCACCCCGACGCCGCCACCCACACCACGATCGCCACGCGCTTCACCAGCCACGCCTTCACCCCCAAAGGCCCGTTCGCCTAG
- a CDS encoding LysR substrate-binding domain-containing protein, with translation MELRTLRYFVAVAEELHFGRAAARLYMSQPPLSRAVRQLEADLGTALFRRAASGISLTPAGTALLKEARALLAQAEQARTRVAAAAGSANLTVGILSDSTDPDISRLAAAYRRKHPNVEIHIRETDLTDPTCGLRAGLVDVALTRGPFDETGLHIRQLRSDPVGAVLRADDPLAGRDELTLADLTDRRWFQFPSGTDATWQSYWNGGQPRTGPVVRAVQECLQAVLWNGTIGLAPLTDHSPGNELVTVPVADLAPSPVVVAWTDTTPLTHSFVQLARTSYRSPLMRPGDRVQP, from the coding sequence ATGGAGCTGCGGACCCTGCGGTACTTCGTCGCGGTCGCCGAGGAACTGCACTTCGGTCGCGCCGCGGCCCGGCTGTACATGAGCCAGCCGCCCCTCAGCCGCGCCGTCCGCCAACTCGAGGCCGACCTCGGTACGGCGCTGTTCCGCCGAGCCGCGTCCGGTATCAGCCTCACGCCCGCCGGCACCGCGCTGCTGAAGGAAGCTCGCGCGCTGCTGGCGCAGGCGGAGCAGGCACGGACCCGGGTGGCGGCGGCCGCCGGGAGCGCGAACCTGACGGTCGGGATCCTCAGCGACAGCACGGATCCGGACATCTCCCGGCTCGCCGCGGCGTACCGGCGGAAGCACCCGAACGTCGAGATCCACATCCGCGAGACCGACCTCACCGACCCGACCTGCGGCCTGCGCGCCGGCCTGGTCGACGTCGCGCTGACCCGCGGGCCGTTCGACGAGACCGGGCTCCACATCCGTCAGCTCAGGTCGGACCCGGTCGGCGCCGTGTTACGCGCCGACGACCCGCTCGCCGGCCGCGACGAACTGACGCTCGCCGACCTCACGGACCGCCGCTGGTTCCAGTTCCCCAGCGGCACCGACGCGACCTGGCAGTCCTACTGGAACGGCGGCCAACCCCGCACCGGCCCCGTGGTCCGAGCCGTCCAGGAGTGCCTCCAAGCCGTCCTCTGGAACGGCACGATCGGCCTCGCCCCACTCACGGACCACAGCCCCGGCAACGAACTCGTCACCGTCCCCGTCGCCGACCTGGCCCCCAGCCCGGTCGTCGTCGCCTGGACCGACACGACTCCCCTCACCCACTCGTTCGTGCAGCTTGCGAGGACCAGCTACCGAAGTCCGCTCATGCGCCCAGGTGACCGAGTGCAGCCTTGA